One part of the Arachidicoccus terrestris genome encodes these proteins:
- a CDS encoding S66 peptidase family protein, giving the protein MDRSKFLRTTGTLLPFSLLSRKALFAANNISLSSSSPDTPSIVPPYLKPGDCIGITSPSGHIRYKELLPCIFQLKSWGLTYKTGHTIGLKDGTFGGTDIQRAADFQQMIDDPSIKAILCARGGYGAVRIIDRIDFSGLVKNPKWIIGFSDATVFHCHIARNYNMASLHSKMCNSFPDHWDKATEQQKATIDSIRHALMHTRKMRYQSIVNPMNRTGRAEGELIGGNMRTIENLSGTQSALNAAGKILFLEETHEYLYNMDRMLWNLSRTGALKHLKALIIGAMIRTPQRNPSDELNKSIYELVMEKVKDYSFPVTFDFPVGHIVENYALKCGVPHRLDVTTVGTTLTES; this is encoded by the coding sequence ATGGACAGATCTAAATTTCTACGGACCACGGGGACCTTATTGCCTTTTTCTTTATTGAGCAGGAAAGCTTTATTCGCCGCCAACAACATCTCTTTGAGCAGCAGTTCCCCCGACACCCCGTCTATTGTTCCACCCTATCTTAAACCGGGAGATTGTATCGGTATTACCAGTCCTTCTGGTCATATACGCTATAAAGAATTGCTACCTTGTATCTTTCAACTCAAATCCTGGGGACTCACCTATAAAACCGGCCACACCATTGGACTCAAAGACGGGACATTCGGAGGAACCGATATACAGCGGGCGGCTGATTTCCAGCAAATGATCGACGATCCGTCCATTAAGGCTATATTATGCGCCCGCGGTGGCTACGGAGCTGTAAGAATTATCGACCGGATCGACTTTTCAGGACTGGTCAAAAATCCCAAATGGATCATCGGGTTTAGTGATGCAACGGTTTTTCACTGCCATATTGCCCGCAATTACAATATGGCTTCACTGCATTCCAAAATGTGCAACAGCTTCCCTGACCACTGGGATAAAGCAACTGAGCAACAGAAAGCTACTATTGATTCCATACGGCATGCCCTTATGCATACCAGGAAGATGCGTTATCAAAGTATTGTCAATCCGATGAACCGCACCGGTAGAGCAGAAGGCGAACTGATCGGCGGCAATATGCGCACCATTGAGAACCTGTCCGGTACACAATCTGCTTTAAACGCGGCAGGCAAAATTCTATTTCTGGAGGAAACGCATGAATACCTGTATAATATGGACAGAATGTTGTGGAACCTGAGTCGTACCGGAGCGTTAAAACATCTGAAAGCACTTATTATCGGAGCCATGATCCGCACACCGCAACGCAACCCCAGCGATGAACTCAATAAGTCTATCTACGAATTGGTCATGGAAAAGGTGAAAGACTATTCTTTCCCTGTAACGTTTGATTTTCCGGTAGGTCATATTGTAGAAAACTACGCCCTCAAATGTGGCGTACCTCACAGGCTCGATGTGACGACCGTCGGCACCACGCTCACCGAATCCTGA
- a CDS encoding LacI family DNA-binding transcriptional regulator yields MSKQATIKEIAKKLGVSISTVSRALHDHPSIGLRTKMRVQEVAKEMHYEPNQAAIQFKMGKTFTLGVIIPELTENFFSQAISGIEDVAFENKYNVLFGQSHDDVEKEKEILATFIKNRIDGLLVSLSKSTRNIDHFQKLVNYNIPVVFFDRVPKEEDIYAVSCDLFKSSIKIVDFLWDQGHRHIALLKGPQTLTATNERMRGFMEGLSRKRAKTDPSLFSSSDLTKESSWNAMKDILSQKNRPTAVIAFNDYVALDAMQYVKKYTDLVINKDICFVSYSNLPMRTYLDTPPLVSIEQFPYEQGRKATEMLMAVMNGETLDTKQIVLDGELIALQEE; encoded by the coding sequence ATGAGTAAACAAGCCACCATTAAAGAAATAGCCAAGAAATTAGGCGTATCCATCTCTACGGTATCCAGGGCGTTACATGATCATCCCAGTATTGGACTGCGTACAAAAATGCGGGTACAGGAAGTGGCTAAGGAAATGCATTATGAACCCAATCAGGCGGCTATTCAGTTTAAAATGGGTAAGACTTTCACCTTAGGGGTCATCATACCTGAACTGACGGAGAACTTTTTTTCGCAGGCGATCAGCGGTATCGAAGATGTCGCTTTTGAAAATAAATATAACGTCCTTTTTGGCCAGAGTCATGATGATGTAGAAAAAGAAAAGGAGATTCTGGCTACGTTTATCAAGAATAGAATCGACGGTCTTTTGGTGTCTTTATCCAAGTCTACACGCAATATCGACCATTTTCAAAAGCTGGTTAACTATAATATCCCTGTGGTCTTTTTTGACAGAGTACCCAAGGAGGAAGATATCTATGCCGTTTCCTGCGATCTTTTCAAAAGTTCGATTAAAATCGTTGATTTTCTCTGGGACCAGGGCCACCGGCATATTGCCCTTTTGAAAGGGCCTCAAACCCTGACAGCCACCAATGAAAGAATGCGTGGATTTATGGAAGGCCTTAGCCGTAAAAGGGCTAAGACAGATCCTTCCCTGTTTTCCTCTTCTGATCTCACCAAGGAAAGCAGCTGGAATGCCATGAAGGATATTCTGTCTCAAAAAAACAGGCCAACTGCGGTGATCGCCTTTAATGACTATGTGGCACTGGATGCCATGCAATACGTTAAAAAATATACAGATCTGGTCATTAATAAGGATATCTGTTTTGTCAGTTATTCGAATCTCCCTATGCGTACTTATCTGGATACCCCCCCGCTGGTTTCTATCGAGCAATTTCCTTATGAGCAGGGCAGAAAGGCGACCGAGATGTTGATGGCGGTTATGAATGGTGAAACCCTGGATACTAAACAAATCGTTTTGGACGGAGAGCTAATCGCGCTTCAGGAGGAATAG